The segment CGGCCGTGCGCGAGGCGCTGAGGTCCGCCCGCCCGGACGACGCCTTCGCCGGGGAGGAGACCGGCGGCTCCGTCACGGCGGGACGCACCTGGATGGTCGACCCCATCGACGGCACCAAGAACTTCCTGCGCGGGGTGCCGGTCTGGGCCACACTGATCGCCCTGCTGGAGGACGGCCGGCCCACCGTCGGCGTGATCAGCGCCCCCGCCCTGCACAGCCGCTGGTGGGCGGCGACCGAACAGGGTGCCTGGCTGCGGCGCGGCTCGGCCGACAGCGCCCCGCTGCCCCTGCGGGTCGCCCCCACCACCCGCCTCGCCGAGGCCTATCTGTCCACCACCAGTACCCGCACCTGGGGCACCTTCCACTCGTACGAGGCATATCTGCGCCTGGTCGAAGCGTGCTGGGAGGACCGTGCCTTTGGAGACTTCCTCCAACACTGCATGGTGGCGGAAGGAACCCTCGACATCGCGGCCGAACCGGTCGTGAACCCCTGGGACATCGCCGCCGTCCAGATCCTCGTGGCGGAAGCCGGTGGTGTCTGTACCGATCTTCTGGGCGCCTCGCCCCGGAGCGGCACCGGCGCCCTGTCCGCCAACCCGCGGTTGCATGAGCTCGCCCTGAAAGTCCTTTCGAACCCCGGAGCGGACACGGCCCGGCCCGCCGCGCCGGGCGGCAGCCGATCCCGGCCCCTTTGATCCCGGCGTCCGACTGTCAGAACGGAAGCCCACAGAGAAACGGACCATCATGCTGATTCTTTCCCTCAAAGAAGGCCATGACGGGGCG is part of the Streptomyces qinzhouensis genome and harbors:
- the hisN gene encoding histidinol-phosphatase, with product MSPHPDLELALRLGDIADRITGRRFLARDLRIQEKPDRTPVTDADTAVETAVREALRSARPDDAFAGEETGGSVTAGRTWMVDPIDGTKNFLRGVPVWATLIALLEDGRPTVGVISAPALHSRWWAATEQGAWLRRGSADSAPLPLRVAPTTRLAEAYLSTTSTRTWGTFHSYEAYLRLVEACWEDRAFGDFLQHCMVAEGTLDIAAEPVVNPWDIAAVQILVAEAGGVCTDLLGASPRSGTGALSANPRLHELALKVLSNPGADTARPAAPGGSRSRPL